The Phycisphaeraceae bacterium genome has a window encoding:
- a CDS encoding ABC-F family ATP-binding cassette domain-containing protein — MPLLTLVNVSHAYGSSIVLDGATLSIEPGEKVGMVGRNGCGKTTLMKVILGQIKPDSGQVQLQRGARAGYLSQDPSFDPQDTLRDAAEGAFAELHRLHVELHQVYHDMAEAQGDDLKRLMRRQAELDAAIEAAGGYAIDHKIDATLHGLGFTDDQFTLKVANLSGGQKGRLGLARLLLEEPDLLLLDEPTNHLDIAGREWLENFLANEYHGAVLMVSHDRWMLDRVVDRIIEIEVGSVREYPGNYEKYIELRRERQLTHSRVYEKQQDKIRQEEAFIRRYKAGQRARQAKGRETRLDRYKRDELIDRPIELDVMNLRLPKVERSGDLVVVAEGLTKRYDDKVLFENLDLVIERGERIGIIGPNGAGKTTLVRTMLGEIEPSAGAVRIGSRLNVGYYRQLHDHLEPTMLVWEYIRSRIVGPDGVSRASEQQARDMAGAFLFSGGDQEKALGDLSGGERSRCVLAGLIGSAHNLLVLDEPTNHLDIPSSERLEQALSRDSGYEGTVILITHDRALLDSSCERLIILDGHGGATVFDGTYSEWVEKRDAAARAERDRAEKAARKSASRSSPAPAAASTARRPGKSDDPESWSMEQLESRIEELENRIRAIDAQLLDPDVYTDGRKCRALQSQRDELASQLEPLEFEWSRRAAE, encoded by the coding sequence ATGCCCCTGCTCACACTGGTCAACGTCTCCCACGCCTACGGCTCCAGCATCGTGCTGGATGGAGCCACGCTGTCCATCGAGCCGGGGGAGAAGGTGGGCATGGTCGGGCGCAACGGGTGCGGCAAGACCACGCTGATGAAGGTCATCCTGGGGCAGATCAAGCCCGATTCCGGGCAGGTGCAGCTCCAGCGCGGGGCGCGGGCGGGGTATCTGAGCCAGGATCCCAGTTTTGACCCGCAGGACACCCTGCGCGACGCGGCGGAAGGCGCCTTCGCCGAGCTCCACCGGCTCCACGTGGAATTGCATCAGGTCTACCACGACATGGCCGAGGCGCAGGGGGATGACCTGAAGCGCCTGATGCGCCGCCAGGCGGAACTGGATGCGGCGATCGAAGCCGCAGGCGGCTACGCCATCGACCACAAGATTGATGCCACGCTGCACGGGCTGGGCTTCACGGACGACCAGTTCACGCTGAAGGTCGCCAACCTCTCGGGGGGACAGAAAGGTCGGCTGGGGCTGGCGCGGCTGCTGCTGGAGGAGCCGGACCTGCTGCTGCTCGATGAGCCGACGAATCACCTGGACATCGCGGGGCGCGAGTGGCTGGAGAACTTCCTCGCCAACGAGTATCACGGCGCGGTGCTGATGGTGTCGCACGACCGCTGGATGCTCGACCGCGTGGTGGACCGCATCATCGAGATCGAAGTCGGCTCGGTGCGCGAGTACCCCGGCAACTACGAGAAGTACATCGAACTGCGGCGCGAGCGGCAGTTGACGCACTCGCGCGTCTATGAGAAGCAGCAGGACAAGATCCGTCAGGAGGAGGCGTTCATCCGCCGCTACAAGGCGGGGCAGCGGGCGCGGCAGGCCAAGGGGCGCGAGACGCGGCTGGACCGCTACAAGCGCGATGAACTCATCGACCGTCCCATCGAGCTGGATGTGATGAACCTGCGGCTGCCCAAGGTGGAGCGCTCGGGCGACCTGGTGGTGGTGGCCGAGGGGCTCACCAAGCGGTACGACGACAAGGTGCTGTTTGAGAATCTTGATCTCGTGATCGAGCGCGGCGAGCGCATCGGCATCATCGGGCCCAACGGCGCGGGCAAGACCACGCTGGTGCGCACCATGCTGGGCGAGATCGAGCCGAGCGCGGGCGCCGTCCGCATCGGCAGCCGCCTCAACGTGGGGTACTACCGGCAGCTCCACGATCACCTGGAGCCGACGATGCTGGTGTGGGAGTACATCCGCTCGCGCATCGTGGGGCCGGACGGCGTCTCCCGCGCCAGTGAGCAGCAGGCCCGCGACATGGCCGGAGCGTTCCTGTTCTCCGGCGGCGATCAGGAAAAGGCGCTGGGCGATCTTTCCGGCGGCGAGCGCAGCCGCTGCGTGCTGGCGGGGCTGATCGGCAGCGCGCACAACCTGCTGGTGCTGGATGAGCCGACCAACCATCTCGACATCCCGTCCTCGGAGCGGCTGGAGCAGGCGCTCTCGCGCGACAGCGGCTACGAGGGCACGGTGATTCTCATCACCCACGACCGCGCCCTGCTCGACAGCAGCTGCGAGCGGCTGATCATTCTCGACGGTCACGGCGGCGCGACGGTCTTCGACGGCACGTATTCCGAGTGGGTGGAGAAGCGCGACGCGGCGGCCAGGGCGGAGCGCGACCGGGCCGAGAAGGCCGCGCGAAAGTCCGCCTCACGGTCAAGCCCCGCCCCAGCCGCCGCCTCGACCGCCAGGCGGCCCGGCAAGTCCGATGATCCGGAATCGTGGTCAATGGAGCAACTCGAGTCGCGCATCGAGGAGCTGGAGAACCGCATCAGGGCGATTGACGCGCAACTGCTCGATCCGGACGTCTACACGGATGGCCGAAAGTGCCGCGCCCTGCAATCGCAGCGGGATGAGCTGGCCTCGCAGCTTGAGCCGCTGGAGTTTGAGTGGTCGCGCCGCGCCGCGGAGTGA
- a CDS encoding sulfatase has product MLADPLDPATRHRQPFRGAGRGSAPGGADPAPNIVFILIDDLGWTDLGCQGSGYYETPNIDRLAAQGVRFLNHYHAQNCTPTRAAIMTGQYPTRTGIYGVGTLARGDEAHRKMEVPENVTRLPLDRRTIADALKAAGYATGMFGKWHLGSGPRYHPSQRGFDEAIVSMGEHVNFTTMPEVDHPGDQFLVDFLTERSVDFIERHKDRPFFLYLAHYSVHAPLEAPHDLAEKYRGKEPIGGHSNPVYAAMIEYVDHSVGRIMAKLDELQLAGNTLVIFTSDNGGVGGYDDRFDNYTDNAPLRSGKGTFYEGGLRAPLIVRWPGVTPAGATCEAVTTHVDFFPTTLEAAGAAAPETQTLDGLSIVPLLRDPAGQLEREAIYGHFPGYLQGFGEGVWRTTPVGMIRAGDWKLIEFLEDGRLELYNLREDIGERNDLASTMPEKVRELHAMLIAWRERTGAAMPRPKNPERD; this is encoded by the coding sequence ATCTTGGCCGATCCTTTGGACCCTGCTACTCGCCATCGCCAGCCATTCCGTGGCGCAGGACGCGGCTCAGCCCCCGGCGGAGCCGACCCCGCCCCCAACATCGTCTTCATCCTGATCGACGACCTCGGCTGGACCGACCTGGGTTGCCAGGGGTCGGGCTACTACGAGACGCCGAACATCGATCGCCTGGCCGCACAAGGCGTGCGGTTCCTCAACCACTATCACGCCCAGAATTGCACGCCCACGCGAGCCGCGATCATGACGGGCCAGTACCCGACGCGCACCGGCATCTACGGGGTGGGGACGCTGGCGCGGGGCGACGAAGCGCACCGCAAGATGGAGGTGCCGGAGAACGTGACGCGGCTGCCGCTGGACCGGCGCACCATCGCCGACGCCCTGAAGGCCGCCGGCTACGCCACGGGGATGTTCGGCAAGTGGCATCTCGGCTCAGGGCCGCGCTACCACCCCTCGCAGCGCGGCTTCGATGAGGCCATCGTCTCCATGGGGGAGCACGTGAACTTCACCACGATGCCGGAAGTGGACCACCCCGGCGACCAGTTCCTGGTGGACTTCCTCACCGAGCGGTCAGTGGACTTCATCGAGCGGCACAAGGACCGGCCGTTCTTCCTGTACCTGGCGCATTACAGCGTTCACGCGCCGCTCGAAGCGCCTCACGACCTGGCCGAGAAGTACCGGGGCAAGGAACCGATTGGCGGCCACTCCAATCCCGTCTATGCAGCGATGATCGAGTATGTCGATCACAGCGTCGGGCGAATCATGGCGAAACTGGATGAATTGCAACTTGCGGGAAACACGCTGGTCATTTTCACGAGCGACAATGGCGGTGTTGGGGGCTACGACGATCGGTTCGACAACTACACAGACAATGCCCCGCTTCGTAGCGGCAAGGGCACCTTCTACGAAGGCGGCCTTCGCGCCCCGCTGATCGTCCGCTGGCCGGGCGTGACGCCCGCAGGCGCGACCTGCGAGGCGGTCACGACGCACGTGGACTTCTTCCCAACCACGCTCGAAGCCGCCGGCGCTGCGGCACCGGAGACTCAGACACTCGACGGGCTGAGCATCGTGCCTTTGCTGCGCGATCCCGCCGGTCAACTGGAACGGGAAGCCATCTACGGCCACTTCCCCGGCTATCTGCAGGGGTTCGGCGAGGGCGTGTGGCGCACCACCCCCGTCGGCATGATCCGCGCGGGCGACTGGAAACTCATCGAGTTCCTCGAGGACGGGCGGCTGGAACTCTACAACCTGCGCGAGGACATCGGCGAGAGGAACGACCTCGCCTCGACGATGCCGGAGAAGGTGAGGGAACTCCATGCCATGCTGATCGCGTGGCGCGAGAGGACCGGGGCAGCGATGCCGAGGCCGAAGAACCCCGAGCGCGATTGA